In a single window of the Cydia pomonella isolate Wapato2018A chromosome 2, ilCydPomo1, whole genome shotgun sequence genome:
- the LOC133515637 gene encoding uncharacterized protein LOC133515637, translating into MGKRKHKDRDSHIRRKIRRLQERLRYNSTDSESGDTLLTTVSESHRSDYSRYDPGSPPPDEYYQAPFSDESDDSILVRPRSTVCVPRAAPGDESGAVNSAPNLNITASPGDNSTGNGHAPSTNGAAGDSVAPLPDDILAALGDPQDKDEKLGPKISEEISERWGRIIVNGLTKEQRQDILEKALIPENFLLLKAPQLNPEIAPILSETVKNRDKSIEKIQQHLGIGIAALSNLTSQVIKTDINKIEMLRNLSQVSNILSDLHYENTMHRRKLVSQSLDKNFHNIVKDVKRDAYLFGVNLGEKIKTSKTAERSGLQIKRSDRRNENATRKYTYRENWRGPPRRQGQGPRKQGGPRNRYYNQRPYKRPPPVADRPPAAPKPNPKNPKT; encoded by the exons ATGGGAAAACGAAAACACAAGGACAGGGACTCGcatataagaagaaaaataagGCGTTTACAAGAACGTTTACGATATAACTCCACAGACTCCGAGAGCGGGG ATACTCTTTTAACTACGGTTTCAGAAAGCCATAGAAGCGATTACTCGCGTTATGACCCTGGTTCACCACCACCCGATGAATACTATCAGGCGCCCTTTTCTGATGAGTCAGATGATTCGATTTTAGTACGCCCAAGGTCGACCGTGTGTGTTCCCAGGGCAGCTCCTGGAGACGAATCTGGTGCTGTAAACTCAGCTCCAAATTTGAATATAACTGCCTCGCCAGGTGATAACTCGACTGGTAATGGTCATGCCCCATCCACTAATGGGGCTGCAGGCGACAGCGTTGCGCCGTTGCCGGACGACATCCTTGCGGCGCTCGGCGACCCCCAAGACAAGGACGAAAAGCTGGGTCCTAAAATATCGGAAGAAATCTCTGAACGCTGGGGTAGAATTATTGTGAACGGCCTGACCAAAGAACAGAGGCAGGATATATTGGAGAAGGCGTTAATACCAGAAAATTTTCTTCTACTGAAGGCTCCGCAGCTCAACCCTGAAATTGCACCGATACTGAGCGAAACCGTTAAAAACAGGGATAAAAGCATAGAAAAAATTCAGCAACACCTTGGTATAGGTATTGCTGCCCTGTCAAACCTCACGTCCCAAGTTATTAAAACTGATATCAACAAAATTGAGATGCTCCGGAATCTCTCTCAAGTAAGTAATATCCTATCGGATTTACATTACGAAAACACCATGCACAGAAGAAAATTGGTCTCCCAAAGTCTAGATAAAAATTTCCATAATATTGTTAAAGACGTTAAGAGAGATGCTTATCTCTTTGGAGTCAACCTGggcgaaaaaataaaaacatcaaaGACGGCAGAAAGATCTGGCCTGCAAATCAAACGAAGCGATAGAAGGAATGAAAATGCGACCAGGAAATACACCTATCGGGAAAACTGGAGGGGCCCACCCAGAAGACAGGGGCAAGGACCTCGCAAGCAGGGTGGGCCGAGGAACCGATATTACAACCAACGGCCATACAAACGCCCTCCACCAGTTGCAGATCGACCACCGGCGGCGCCGAAGCCGAACCCCAAGAATCCGAAGACTTAA
- the LOC133532784 gene encoding uncharacterized protein LOC133532784, with amino-acid sequence MINTYSVMSTYSVIQFSDQDGGSISIVKNQWITPRRREVFWPPVKGSKAFEKVLADTKTPDEKWKRYFIQRVFCETDDIDKAKRKLKLVEETSDLQTEAEEEPNFKRKRNNRYISTSDEDDGHITPPPIKKKILNKTAAAAYYRGKLRL; translated from the exons aTGATAAACACATACTCAGTGATGAGTACATACTCAGTGATACAATTCAGTGATCAAGACGGCGGATCAATATCCATTGTAAAGAATCAGTGGATTACGCCAAGGCGTCGGGAGGTATTTTGGCCACCCGTCAAGGGATCTAAAGCTTTTGAAAAGGTGTTGGCGGATACCAAAACACCGGATGAGAAATGGAAACGATACTTCATCCAAAGAGTTTTTTGTGAGACTG ACGATATAGATAAAGCCAAAAGAAAACTGAAACTGGTCGAGGAGACATCAGACTTACAGACTGAAGCAGAAGAAGAACCAAATTTTAAGCGGAAAAGAAATAACAGATATATTTCCACAAGCGATGAAGATGACGGTCACATAACGCCACCaccaattaagaaaaaaatcttgaacaAAACAGCTGCTGCTGCTTACTATAGAGGTAAGTTGAGGTTATAG